In a genomic window of Salegentibacter salegens:
- a CDS encoding helix-turn-helix domain-containing protein, translating into MKIKPLKNEEDYERALERLEVIFDAPTDSEEGDEAEILSMMIDNYENEHYPIDAPDPIEAIKIRMKEMNLKQKDLVGVIGGKSRVSEILNKKKRLSVDMIRELEKILHISASVLVTNYQLTK; encoded by the coding sequence ATGAAAATTAAACCTTTAAAAAACGAAGAGGATTACGAGAGAGCTTTAGAAAGGCTAGAAGTAATATTTGATGCTCCAACTGATTCTGAGGAGGGGGATGAAGCGGAGATCCTTTCTATGATGATTGACAATTACGAAAATGAACATTATCCAATTGATGCTCCTGACCCTATTGAAGCAATAAAAATCAGAATGAAAGAAATGAATCTAAAACAAAAAGATTTAGTTGGAGTAATTGGAGGAAAGAGTAGAGTTTCAGAAATCCTGAATAAAAAGAAAAGATTGTCAGTAGATATGATTAGAGAACTTGAAAAAATCCTACATATTTCCGCTTCTGTTTTAGTAACTAATTACCAGTTAACGAAATAA
- the lgt gene encoding prolipoprotein diacylglyceryl transferase: MLFNAITWSPSEGLDLGFFTLHYYSLMFLIAFGLGWYIMKSIFVREKVSIEKLDSLFIYTVLATLIGARLGHVIFYDWDYFQNHLLEIFLPVRFEPEFEFTGFRGLASHGAAIGIIIAMYLYRKRVLDKPVLWVLDRIVIPVASGAIFVRIGNFMNSEIIGKPTNSDYGVVFANLGETFPRHPAQLYESFCYLLIFILLWFLYWKTEKRHKVGYLFGLFLVLLWTVRFFVEFVKEAQVEERTTWLLNTGQWLSIPFIIAGLYFMYRPTKPRTV; this comes from the coding sequence ATGCTTTTTAACGCAATCACCTGGAGCCCTTCAGAAGGTTTAGACTTAGGTTTTTTTACCCTTCACTATTACAGTTTAATGTTTTTGATAGCCTTCGGACTTGGCTGGTACATTATGAAAAGCATTTTTGTGAGGGAAAAAGTCTCGATAGAGAAATTGGACTCCCTTTTTATTTACACGGTTTTAGCAACATTAATAGGCGCAAGATTAGGGCACGTGATTTTTTATGATTGGGATTATTTTCAAAATCATTTATTAGAAATATTCTTACCGGTTCGCTTTGAGCCCGAATTTGAATTTACCGGCTTTAGAGGCCTTGCCAGTCACGGTGCAGCTATTGGGATTATTATCGCTATGTACCTTTACCGTAAACGTGTTTTAGACAAACCCGTGCTTTGGGTTTTAGACCGAATTGTTATTCCAGTAGCCAGTGGTGCCATTTTTGTAAGAATAGGGAATTTTATGAATTCTGAAATTATAGGAAAACCAACGAACTCAGATTACGGAGTGGTTTTCGCAAATTTAGGAGAAACTTTTCCGAGGCATCCAGCCCAGTTATATGAATCTTTTTGCTATTTACTTATCTTTATATTGCTATGGTTTTTATACTGGAAAACCGAAAAACGCCATAAAGTAGGTTATCTATTTGGTCTTTTCCTTGTTTTACTTTGGACGGTAAGATTCTTTGTTGAATTTGTAAAGGAAGCCCAGGTAGAAGAGCGTACCACCTGGTTATTAAATACCGGGCAATGGCTTAGTATTCCGTTTATAATTGCAGGATTATACTTTATGTATCGTCCCACCAAACCAAGAACTGTATGA
- a CDS encoding type II toxin-antitoxin system HigB family toxin has protein sequence MKRIVSKKTLREFWEKHSDSEQYLKTWHETTKSSNWSSPNDVKKTYINASILKDSRVVFNTKGNSYRLIVKFNYERQWAFIRFVGTHAEYDKIDANTI, from the coding sequence ATGAAGAGAATAGTTTCAAAAAAGACATTGAGAGAATTCTGGGAAAAGCATTCTGATTCAGAACAATATTTAAAGACCTGGCACGAAACAACTAAAAGTTCCAATTGGAGTTCTCCAAATGATGTGAAGAAAACTTATATAAATGCTAGCATTTTAAAAGATAGTAGAGTTGTTTTTAATACTAAAGGAAACTCATATAGATTAATTGTGAAATTCAATTATGAAAGACAGTGGGCCTTTATAAGATTTGTTGGTACACATGCAGAATATGATAAAATAGATGCTAACACAATTTAA
- the gyrB gene encoding DNA topoisomerase (ATP-hydrolyzing) subunit B: MSEEPKKQSYSADSIQALEGMEHVRLRPSMYIGDTGVRGLHHLVYEVVDNSIDEAMAGHCDTIKVTINEDGSVTTEDNGRGIPVDLHKKEGVSALEVVMTKIGAGGKFDKDSYKVSGGLHGVGVSCVNALSSTLKATVYRDNQIWEQEYEKGKPMYPVKPAGETELNGTVITFKPDSSIFQQSVDYNYDTLASRMRELAFLNKGIQITLTDKREVNDKGEYLSERFYSEEGLKEFIKFLDGNREPIISHVIAMESEKNDIPVEVAMIYNTSFSENLHSYVNNINTHEGGTHLSGFRRGLTTTLKKYADASGMLDKLKFEIVGDDFREGLTAIISVKVAEPQFEGQTKTKLGNREVTSAVSQSVSEMLENYLEENPNDAKTIIQKVILAAQARNAAKKARDMVQRKTAMSIGGLPGKLSDCSEQDPVQSEVFLVEGDSAGGTAKQGRDRRFQAILPLRGKILNVEKAMTHRVFDNEEIKNIYTALGVTIGTEEDSKALNTDKLRYHKVVIMCDADVDGSHIETLILTFFYRYMKELIEGGHIFIATPPLYLVKKGSRKRYAWSEEERDEIAESYSGGVQIQRYKGLGEMNAEQLWDTTMDPERRKLRQVNIDNSGEADRIFSMLMGDEVPPRREFIEKNAKYANIDA, encoded by the coding sequence ATGAGCGAAGAACCCAAAAAACAAAGTTATTCGGCCGATAGTATTCAGGCTTTAGAAGGAATGGAGCACGTGCGCCTTAGGCCTTCAATGTATATTGGGGATACCGGTGTAAGAGGTTTGCACCATTTGGTGTACGAGGTGGTAGATAACTCTATAGATGAGGCTATGGCCGGCCATTGTGATACGATTAAAGTAACCATAAATGAAGATGGCTCGGTAACTACCGAAGATAACGGACGGGGAATTCCTGTAGACCTTCACAAAAAAGAAGGTGTTTCTGCCCTTGAGGTTGTAATGACCAAAATTGGTGCCGGTGGTAAATTCGATAAAGATTCTTATAAAGTTTCCGGCGGACTGCACGGGGTTGGGGTAAGTTGTGTAAATGCACTTTCTTCTACACTTAAAGCCACGGTTTACAGGGATAACCAGATTTGGGAACAGGAATATGAAAAAGGAAAACCGATGTACCCGGTTAAACCTGCTGGTGAAACAGAACTAAACGGTACAGTGATTACGTTTAAGCCAGATTCCAGTATTTTTCAGCAAAGTGTAGATTATAACTACGACACTTTGGCTAGCAGGATGCGTGAGTTGGCTTTTTTAAACAAAGGAATTCAAATTACACTTACCGATAAGCGTGAAGTTAATGATAAAGGAGAATATCTTTCTGAAAGGTTTTATTCTGAAGAAGGATTAAAAGAATTTATTAAATTTCTTGATGGAAATCGCGAGCCAATTATAAGTCATGTGATCGCGATGGAAAGCGAAAAGAACGATATTCCTGTTGAGGTTGCGATGATTTACAATACCTCGTTTAGCGAAAACCTTCATTCTTACGTAAATAATATTAATACCCACGAGGGTGGTACCCATTTATCTGGGTTTAGACGTGGTTTAACAACTACACTTAAAAAATATGCCGACGCCTCTGGGATGTTGGATAAACTGAAGTTTGAGATTGTTGGAGATGATTTCCGTGAGGGATTAACCGCAATAATTTCAGTAAAAGTTGCCGAACCTCAGTTTGAAGGGCAAACGAAAACAAAACTTGGAAACAGGGAAGTGACTTCGGCGGTTTCACAATCTGTTTCCGAAATGCTTGAAAATTACCTTGAAGAAAACCCGAATGATGCCAAAACCATTATTCAGAAAGTGATTCTTGCCGCCCAGGCCAGGAACGCGGCTAAAAAAGCCCGTGATATGGTGCAGCGTAAAACCGCAATGAGTATTGGCGGTTTACCTGGGAAATTATCTGACTGTTCTGAGCAGGATCCGGTTCAAAGTGAAGTATTTCTTGTAGAGGGTGACTCTGCAGGTGGTACTGCCAAGCAAGGTAGAGACCGTAGATTCCAGGCTATTCTTCCGTTAAGAGGTAAAATTTTGAATGTTGAAAAAGCGATGACACATCGTGTATTTGATAATGAAGAGATAAAAAATATTTACACTGCGCTGGGGGTGACTATTGGTACTGAAGAAGATAGTAAAGCTTTGAATACCGATAAATTAAGATATCATAAAGTAGTGATAATGTGTGATGCCGATGTAGATGGTAGTCACATTGAAACACTAATCCTGACGTTCTTTTATAGATATATGAAAGAATTAATAGAAGGAGGCCATATTTTTATCGCAACTCCGCCTTTATATTTAGTTAAAAAAGGAAGCAGGAAGCGCTATGCCTGGAGCGAAGAAGAACGTGATGAAATTGCTGAAAGTTACAGTGGTGGAGTTCAGATTCAACGTTATAAAGGTCTTGGTGAGATGAATGCTGAGCAACTTTGGGATACCACTATGGATCCTGAAAGACGTAAACTAAGACAGGTGAATATTGATAATAGTGGGGAAGCCGATAGAATTTTCTCTATGTTAATGGGAGATGAAGTGCCGCCAAGACGTGAATTTATTGAGAAAAATGCTAAGTATGCTAATATTGATGCTTAA
- the secDF gene encoding protein translocase subunit SecDF, with the protein MQNKGLIKVFAILFGLVCIYQLSFTFITNSVESEAEDFATQRISENVEDYSALRDAEEERYLDSVANNEVIAGITYSDAKDKELNKGLDLKGGINVILQISVKDILAGLANNTDDPAFNQAIAEADEASKDSQDDYIDLFFEAFNDIPDAELASPDIFANKTLSDDINFDMSNDEVETVIRRKVDESITSAFEVLRKRIDKFGVTQPNIQRLGNSGRILVELPGAKDINRVKGLLQSTAQLEFWHVYKNTELGNFLAQANNVLKDVVNKDEAETETDTTATESDSDIDELLAESEDDTTEVATGNNPLFELVQGPGFQGGPVIAYFSVQDTAKVNNYLEMSQVRSILTGEQRYAKFAWGIPEDEEGVVGLYALKGNRNMEPPLSGDVITDAQQTYDQMGRVAVSMQMDGRGAKLWEEMTGQASTQQSNIAIVLDNTVYSAPGVSTGPISGGRSEISGDFSITEGQDLANVLRAGKLPASADIIQSEIVGPSLGQEAIDSGIWSFGIALIFVLIWMIFYYGKAGIFADVALAVNILFIFGILAGLGAVLTLPGIAGIVLTIGISVDANVLIFERIREELAKGKMQKDAIKDGFNNALSSILDANITTGLTGFILLILGTGPIKGFATTLLIGIATSLFTAIFITRLFIDGYGKNGKSLEFSTGATKNLFRNVKVDWLGKRKVAYVISGILIILSVGSLLVQGLNQGVDFLGGRTYTVRFDKDVNPTDVEQDLIAEFGSAEAKTFGPNNQLKITTKYKVDEESTEVDNEIQESMFSALQSYLPADLTFDEFTTGGAEKEIGIMQSMKVGPTIADDIKNDSLWAILGSLVVIFLYILLRFRKWQFSIGAVAAVAHDVIIVLGIFSLLYKVMPFSMEINQAFIAAILTVIGYSLNDTVVVFDRIREFVNEHTSWPLGRTVNSALDSTISRTLNTSLTTLIVLLAIFIFGGESIRGFMFALIIGVIVGTYSSLFIATPVMFDSVTDKSKIEKKKKIEEDSEATTA; encoded by the coding sequence ATGCAGAACAAAGGACTGATTAAGGTTTTTGCAATTTTATTTGGGCTGGTATGTATATATCAGTTGTCTTTTACTTTTATTACGAATAGTGTAGAAAGTGAAGCTGAAGATTTTGCCACGCAAAGAATTAGCGAAAATGTAGAAGATTATTCGGCGTTGCGAGATGCTGAAGAAGAAAGGTATCTAGATTCGGTAGCGAATAATGAGGTAATTGCCGGCATCACATACAGTGACGCGAAAGACAAGGAGCTAAATAAAGGGCTTGACCTTAAAGGAGGGATTAACGTAATTCTTCAAATTTCGGTTAAAGATATTCTTGCCGGATTAGCTAATAATACCGACGATCCTGCTTTTAACCAGGCCATTGCTGAAGCTGATGAAGCTTCTAAAGATAGCCAGGATGATTATATTGATCTTTTCTTTGAAGCTTTTAATGATATTCCCGATGCTGAACTTGCATCTCCAGATATCTTTGCTAATAAAACCTTAAGCGACGACATCAATTTTGATATGTCTAATGACGAGGTCGAAACCGTTATTCGAAGAAAGGTTGATGAATCTATTACTTCGGCTTTTGAAGTATTAAGAAAGCGTATTGATAAGTTTGGGGTAACCCAACCCAATATTCAGCGTTTAGGAAATTCAGGAAGAATTCTTGTTGAATTACCGGGCGCAAAAGATATTAACAGGGTAAAAGGTTTGCTGCAGAGTACTGCACAACTTGAATTCTGGCACGTTTACAAAAACACCGAATTAGGTAATTTCCTTGCTCAGGCTAATAATGTTCTTAAGGATGTTGTAAATAAAGATGAAGCAGAAACTGAAACTGATACTACAGCAACAGAAAGCGATAGTGATATAGACGAACTTCTTGCTGAAAGTGAAGATGATACTACCGAAGTAGCTACAGGAAACAATCCTTTATTTGAATTGGTGCAAGGTCCAGGCTTCCAGGGAGGTCCGGTAATAGCATATTTTTCTGTACAGGATACCGCAAAAGTTAATAATTATCTTGAAATGTCCCAGGTTAGGTCTATTCTAACTGGAGAACAACGTTACGCTAAATTTGCCTGGGGAATCCCGGAAGACGAAGAAGGTGTAGTTGGTCTTTATGCATTAAAGGGTAATCGTAACATGGAGCCACCACTTAGTGGAGACGTGATTACAGATGCGCAACAAACTTACGACCAAATGGGCCGTGTTGCAGTTTCTATGCAAATGGATGGAAGAGGAGCTAAGCTATGGGAAGAAATGACCGGCCAGGCTTCAACGCAACAGAGTAACATAGCTATCGTTTTAGATAATACAGTATATTCAGCTCCCGGAGTTTCAACCGGGCCTATTTCAGGTGGAAGAAGCGAAATTAGTGGAGATTTTAGTATTACTGAAGGTCAGGATTTGGCCAATGTGCTTAGAGCAGGTAAACTTCCTGCTTCCGCAGATATTATTCAGAGTGAAATTGTAGGACCAAGTTTAGGTCAGGAAGCTATAGACAGCGGGATTTGGTCTTTCGGAATCGCGCTTATTTTTGTATTGATATGGATGATTTTCTACTACGGTAAGGCCGGTATTTTTGCCGATGTAGCCCTTGCAGTAAACATCTTATTTATCTTCGGAATTCTTGCCGGTTTAGGAGCTGTGTTAACATTGCCTGGTATTGCCGGTATTGTATTAACCATTGGTATTTCGGTAGATGCAAACGTACTTATCTTTGAAAGAATCCGTGAGGAACTTGCTAAAGGTAAAATGCAGAAAGATGCTATTAAAGACGGATTTAATAATGCGCTTTCTTCAATTTTAGATGCGAATATTACTACCGGTTTAACTGGTTTTATCTTATTGATCTTAGGTACAGGCCCAATAAAAGGTTTTGCCACTACCTTATTAATAGGTATCGCAACTTCTTTATTTACTGCAATTTTCATCACCAGGTTATTTATAGATGGATATGGTAAAAACGGGAAATCACTTGAATTCTCTACCGGTGCAACCAAAAATCTTTTCAGAAATGTAAAAGTTGATTGGCTTGGGAAACGTAAGGTAGCTTATGTAATCTCCGGAATTTTAATTATTCTAAGTGTTGGTTCATTGTTAGTTCAGGGATTAAATCAGGGAGTTGATTTTCTTGGAGGTAGAACTTATACTGTGCGTTTTGATAAAGATGTTAATCCAACCGATGTTGAACAGGATCTTATTGCTGAATTTGGAAGTGCCGAAGCAAAAACTTTCGGACCAAATAATCAGTTAAAAATCACTACAAAATATAAAGTAGATGAAGAGAGCACTGAAGTAGATAACGAGATCCAGGAATCTATGTTCTCTGCTTTACAATCTTATCTTCCTGCCGATCTTACTTTCGATGAGTTTACTACTGGCGGTGCCGAAAAGGAAATCGGTATTATGCAGTCTATGAAAGTAGGCCCAACTATTGCCGATGATATTAAAAATGATTCACTCTGGGCAATTTTAGGATCGCTCGTGGTTATTTTCCTATACATCTTACTGCGATTTAGAAAATGGCAGTTTAGTATTGGTGCCGTTGCCGCAGTAGCACACGATGTTATTATAGTGCTTGGTATTTTCTCACTTCTTTATAAAGTGATGCCATTTAGTATGGAAATTAACCAGGCATTTATCGCTGCAATACTTACGGTAATTGGTTACTCATTAAACGATACCGTGGTTGTATTTGATAGGATTAGGGAATTTGTAAACGAGCATACCAGCTGGCCCTTAGGTAGAACTGTGAATAGCGCTTTAGATAGTACTATTAGCCGTACATTGAACACCTCGCTTACCACCTTAATCGTGCTGCTTGCTATCTTTATCTTTGGAGGGGAAAGCATCAGAGGCTTTATGTTCGCCTTGATCATTGGTGTAATTGTAGGTACTTATTCCTCTTTATTTATCGCAACACCTGTTATGTTTGACAGTGTGACCGATAAATCTAAGATCGAAAAGAAGAAAAAAATTGAAGAAGATTCTGAAGCAACTACTGCTTAA
- the asnB gene encoding asparagine synthase B, whose protein sequence is MCGILAVIGKRLSEEKIGGLSKRMSHRGPDESDVHVTEEGYVLSHERLSIVDLETGKQPIQGTSTAWMIHNGEIYNHQALRNNELKDHSFRTTGDSEVIVHLYEEFGVDFLDKLDGVFSFVVVDGKDFIAARDPIGVKPLYYGTDDEGSIWFASEMKTLVDQCSSFAAFPPGHYYTPQTGFVEYYTPDWFDYKKATKELDLSKIRESLIEATRKRLMADVPLGVLLSGGLDSSLTSSIAARLMKDSGQKLHSFSIGLDETAPDLVAARKVAEFLGTEHSEIHFTVEEGIDILKKLVWHLETYDVTSIRASTPMYFLSKGIKEKGVKVVLSGEGADEIFGGYLYFKNAPTPDDFQKETIRRVQRLATADCLRADKSTMAHGLEARVPFLDKAFLKTAMETEAVHKLPKTYDGVEKYILRKAFDTPEQPFLPDEVLWRQKEQFSDGVGYSWIDELIAHASARVSDEQMATAAEKYPYNTPATKEAYFYREIFHSHYPQENAAKTVKRWIPKWQEDLDPSGRANTSHVATNAKKQLEELAQI, encoded by the coding sequence ATGTGTGGAATTTTAGCAGTAATCGGAAAACGATTATCAGAAGAAAAGATCGGCGGTCTATCCAAAAGAATGTCGCACCGCGGTCCAGATGAAAGTGATGTACATGTAACCGAAGAAGGTTATGTATTAAGTCACGAAAGATTGTCTATTGTAGATCTTGAAACCGGAAAACAACCTATCCAGGGAACTTCAACAGCCTGGATGATTCATAACGGCGAGATTTATAACCACCAGGCACTGCGAAATAATGAATTAAAAGATCATTCTTTTAGAACAACAGGAGACTCAGAAGTAATTGTTCATTTATATGAAGAATTTGGAGTAGATTTTCTTGATAAATTAGACGGAGTATTTTCTTTTGTTGTGGTAGATGGTAAAGATTTTATCGCTGCAAGGGATCCAATTGGAGTAAAACCGCTTTACTACGGAACAGATGATGAAGGTTCTATTTGGTTTGCCAGTGAAATGAAAACCTTGGTAGATCAATGTAGTAGTTTTGCAGCTTTTCCTCCCGGGCATTATTATACGCCACAAACCGGTTTTGTAGAATATTATACTCCAGATTGGTTTGATTATAAAAAAGCTACGAAAGAATTAGATCTTTCAAAAATAAGAGAAAGCTTAATTGAGGCAACTCGTAAAAGATTAATGGCCGATGTTCCTCTGGGAGTTTTATTAAGTGGAGGTTTAGATTCATCTTTAACTTCTTCTATCGCTGCCAGATTAATGAAAGATAGCGGTCAAAAATTACACTCGTTCTCTATTGGTTTAGATGAAACTGCACCAGATCTTGTTGCTGCGAGAAAAGTTGCTGAATTCCTGGGAACCGAGCATTCTGAAATCCATTTTACCGTTGAAGAAGGAATTGATATCCTAAAAAAACTGGTATGGCATTTAGAAACTTACGATGTAACTTCAATAAGAGCCAGCACACCAATGTATTTCCTTTCTAAAGGAATTAAAGAAAAAGGCGTAAAAGTGGTTTTAAGCGGGGAAGGAGCCGATGAGATCTTTGGAGGCTACCTTTACTTTAAAAACGCACCAACTCCTGATGATTTCCAAAAAGAAACCATTAGACGGGTACAAAGACTTGCTACTGCAGATTGCCTGCGAGCAGATAAATCTACAATGGCCCACGGCCTGGAAGCAAGGGTGCCATTCTTAGATAAAGCCTTCTTAAAAACAGCAATGGAAACTGAAGCTGTTCATAAACTGCCAAAAACCTATGATGGAGTTGAGAAATATATTCTTAGAAAAGCTTTTGATACTCCAGAACAGCCATTTTTACCAGATGAGGTTTTATGGAGACAAAAAGAACAATTTAGCGATGGTGTTGGTTATAGCTGGATAGACGAGCTTATTGCCCACGCTTCAGCAAGAGTTAGTGATGAACAAATGGCAACGGCTGCAGAGAAGTATCCTTACAACACACCGGCTACTAAAGAAGCTTATTTCTACAGAGAAATATTCCATAGTCATTACCCACAGGAAAACGCCGCAAAAACAGTAAAAAGATGGATTCCGAAATGGCAGGAAGACCTGGATCCAAGTGGAAGAGCAAACACATCTCACGTGGCGACAAATGCTAAAAAACAACTTGAAGAATTAGCCCAAATATAA
- a CDS encoding DUF6588 family protein: protein MKFQAKYLILFLLFSVNSYAQEGDVTKFANEMLYIADEFAGPAAEGVAYQAGAGWFTSATALKPWKVEISFQGNALFVPSNRQSFTISNGDLAGVHESGGPILSLKGDESNAVVPTAFGEETDVYFEGTLLGESFEFQALEGVNKSVVAYPFVQANVGLPYETEFSARFLPQLTVDGVAITTYGAGVKHNFSQYFKFNNEEDFQAAAIIAYSKFDVEYEFSPVNIDNVVNLNLVNVNSNLWMASVMGSKLYGDSFEVFGALGATNSNFNYAMGGSGVALGPINSALRGLDQSQAQFKADLGFNIYFNKFKISTMATAGKFFHLNAGLHFRI, encoded by the coding sequence TTGAAATTTCAAGCTAAATACCTCATTCTATTTTTATTATTTTCAGTTAATTCCTACGCTCAGGAGGGCGATGTTACAAAATTCGCAAATGAGATGCTGTATATTGCAGATGAATTTGCAGGACCTGCAGCCGAAGGGGTTGCTTATCAGGCCGGGGCCGGTTGGTTTACTTCAGCAACTGCTTTAAAACCGTGGAAAGTAGAGATTTCCTTTCAGGGAAATGCTTTATTTGTTCCTTCTAACAGGCAATCTTTTACAATATCAAATGGTGATCTTGCGGGTGTTCACGAGAGTGGTGGTCCAATTTTGAGTCTTAAAGGAGATGAAAGTAATGCTGTAGTGCCTACAGCTTTTGGTGAAGAAACTGATGTTTATTTTGAAGGAACTTTATTAGGAGAATCTTTTGAATTTCAGGCTCTCGAAGGCGTGAATAAAAGTGTGGTAGCATATCCTTTTGTTCAGGCTAATGTAGGTTTACCTTATGAAACAGAATTTTCGGCAAGATTTTTACCTCAGTTAACTGTAGATGGAGTGGCTATCACAACTTATGGCGCCGGAGTAAAACATAATTTCTCGCAATATTTTAAATTTAATAATGAAGAAGACTTTCAAGCCGCTGCTATAATCGCTTACAGTAAATTTGATGTAGAGTATGAATTTAGTCCTGTAAATATAGATAACGTTGTAAACTTGAATTTGGTAAACGTAAACTCTAACCTGTGGATGGCATCTGTTATGGGATCTAAATTGTACGGCGATAGTTTTGAAGTTTTTGGAGCTTTAGGAGCAACAAACTCAAACTTTAATTATGCAATGGGCGGTTCGGGTGTTGCTTTAGGGCCAATTAATTCGGCATTACGCGGTTTAGATCAAAGTCAGGCACAATTTAAAGCCGATTTAGGTTTTAATATTTACTTCAATAAATTTAAAATTAGTACCATGGCCACTGCAGGTAAGTTTTTTCACCTTAACGCCGGCTTGCATTTTAGAATATAA
- the mdh gene encoding malate dehydrogenase: MKVTIVGAGAVGASCAEYVAIKDFASEVVLLDIKEGVAEGKAMDLMQTATLNGFDTKITGTTNDYSKTAGSDVAVITSGIPRKPGMTREELIGINAGIVKEVSSNLIKHSPNVTLIVVSNPMDTMTYLVHKTTGLPKNKIIGMGGALDSARFKFRLSEALECPPSDVDGMVIGGHSDTGMVPLTRLATRNSVPVSAFLSEDRLNQVSEDTKVGGATLTKLLGTSAWYAPGAAVSALVQAIACDQKKMFPCSAMLEGEYGLNDICIGVPAILGKDGLEKIVEIELDDAESNKIKESAEGVNKTNALLEL, translated from the coding sequence ATGAAAGTTACTATAGTAGGAGCAGGTGCCGTAGGCGCCAGTTGTGCAGAATATGTTGCTATTAAAGATTTTGCTTCAGAAGTGGTTTTACTCGATATTAAAGAAGGAGTAGCCGAAGGGAAAGCAATGGATTTAATGCAAACCGCAACGCTAAACGGTTTTGATACTAAAATTACAGGAACTACAAACGATTATTCTAAAACTGCCGGCAGTGATGTAGCAGTAATTACCAGTGGTATTCCGCGTAAACCGGGAATGACACGTGAGGAATTAATAGGAATAAACGCCGGGATTGTAAAAGAAGTTTCTTCAAACCTTATTAAGCATTCTCCAAATGTAACCTTAATCGTGGTAAGTAATCCTATGGATACCATGACTTACCTTGTGCATAAAACCACCGGCCTTCCAAAGAATAAAATTATTGGAATGGGTGGAGCTTTAGATAGCGCACGTTTTAAATTTAGATTGAGTGAAGCTTTAGAATGCCCACCATCAGATGTTGATGGGATGGTAATTGGAGGTCACAGTGATACCGGGATGGTGCCGCTAACTAGATTGGCTACAAGAAATTCTGTACCTGTATCAGCATTTTTATCTGAAGATCGCTTAAACCAGGTTTCAGAAGATACTAAAGTAGGTGGAGCAACCCTTACTAAATTATTAGGAACCAGTGCCTGGTATGCACCGGGAGCTGCAGTTTCAGCTTTGGTTCAGGCAATTGCTTGTGACCAAAAGAAAATGTTCCCTTGCTCGGCAATGTTAGAAGGTGAGTACGGATTAAATGATATTTGTATTGGAGTACCTGCGATTTTAGGTAAAGACGGACTTGAAAAAATTGTTGAGATCGAGCTTGATGATGCAGAGTCTAATAAGATTAAAGAAAGTGCAGAGGGCGTGAATAAAACCAATGCCCTATTAGAACTATAA
- a CDS encoding DUF192 domain-containing protein, with product MIRKSIILSAVLAASFLSACKDDNTTEAPIETEEITFTKEGEATLLKPNGDTIQQIDIEIADNAYERETGLMYRESMEDEQGMLFIYNNEAPRSFYMKNTYIALDIIYFASDSTAVSFQKNAQPQDETSLPSREPAQFVLELNAGLADDWNIEVGDKIDFQRID from the coding sequence ATGATACGTAAATCCATAATTTTATCGGCTGTTTTAGCGGCTTCTTTCTTATCTGCTTGCAAAGACGATAACACTACTGAAGCACCCATAGAAACGGAAGAAATCACGTTCACCAAAGAAGGGGAAGCAACTTTGCTTAAGCCTAATGGAGATACTATTCAGCAAATTGATATTGAAATTGCCGATAACGCCTATGAAAGGGAAACGGGTTTAATGTACCGCGAGAGTATGGAAGACGAACAGGGAATGCTTTTTATTTACAATAATGAAGCGCCCAGGTCTTTTTATATGAAAAACACTTATATAGCCTTAGATATTATTTATTTCGCTTCAGATAGTACTGCGGTGAGTTTTCAGAAGAATGCTCAGCCCCAGGATGAAACTTCTTTACCATCTCGAGAACCGGCTCAGTTTGTTCTTGAATTAAACGCCGGACTTGCTGACGACTGGAATATAGAAGTAGGTGATAAAATAGATTTTCAAAGGATAGATTAG
- the yidD gene encoding membrane protein insertion efficiency factor YidD — MLKKWLAYPFILLVKFYQNFISPLTPATCRYTPTCSQYSLTALQRFGIFKGGWLSLKRIFSCNPWGGKGYDPVPEKTETKI; from the coding sequence ATGCTTAAAAAATGGTTGGCATATCCGTTTATCCTGTTGGTAAAATTTTACCAGAATTTTATTTCCCCACTTACACCGGCAACTTGTCGCTACACCCCAACATGTTCGCAATACAGTTTAACGGCACTACAACGCTTTGGCATTTTTAAAGGTGGCTGGCTTAGCTTAAAACGTATTTTTAGCTGCAACCCGTGGGGCGGAAAAGGCTACGACCCGGTTCCCGAAAAAACAGAAACCAAAATATAG